In the genome of Microbacterium endophyticum, one region contains:
- a CDS encoding dinucleotide-utilizing enzyme, translating into MNNRPRLYRSIPYWVLVIASIAAVAYGAWLTVDKLSIMTATLADGTATGVEVYAGQAWVAFAAAFVAAGLIGLVAALALAVARSVFSTTAPAAVEVVEIVEEPVSEPVVTDDVADDTTAPVVESDAATTQR; encoded by the coding sequence ATGAACAACCGTCCCCGTTTGTATCGCAGCATTCCCTACTGGGTGCTTGTCATCGCGTCGATCGCGGCAGTTGCCTACGGCGCGTGGTTGACAGTCGACAAGCTGTCGATCATGACAGCAACGCTCGCCGACGGAACAGCCACGGGTGTCGAGGTTTATGCCGGCCAGGCGTGGGTAGCCTTCGCGGCTGCCTTCGTTGCTGCGGGTCTTATCGGCCTCGTTGCAGCCCTCGCCCTCGCCGTAGCGCGCTCGGTGTTCTCGACAACCGCTCCCGCTGCTGTCGAAGTCGTTGAAATCGTCGAAGAACCGGTCTCCGAGCCCGTCGTAACCGATGATGTTGCCGACGACACCACCGCTCCGGTCGTCGAGTCCGACGCCGCCACGACCCAGCGCTAA
- a CDS encoding heme o synthase — translation MDITTTSAIEASAGSSFGRKIGAYVALTKPRVLELLLVTTVPVMILAERGLPNLWLVLATVIGGSMSAGAAATFNMYLDRDIDAHMQRTINRPLVTGEVTPRGALVFAWTLTVFSTVWLLVTTNWLAATLSAAAIFFYVVIYTILLKRRTEQNIVWGGIAGCFPVVIGWSAVTGTLSWSAVILFVLVFLWTPPHYWPLSMKYKAQYDEVDVPMLGSTRSGSQVGLQVILYAWATIACSLLLIPVAQMGLVYSVSALVFGGWFIYESHRLYARAVLGIEPRPMRVFHASITYLTLLFVAIAIDPLLPF, via the coding sequence ATGGACATCACGACGACGTCGGCAATCGAGGCATCAGCTGGTTCCTCTTTTGGGCGAAAAATTGGCGCGTATGTCGCGCTCACCAAGCCTCGTGTGCTCGAGCTTCTTCTTGTCACGACCGTGCCCGTGATGATTCTCGCGGAACGCGGGCTTCCGAACCTTTGGCTCGTGCTCGCGACCGTCATCGGCGGTTCCATGAGTGCCGGCGCTGCAGCGACGTTCAATATGTATCTCGACCGGGACATCGACGCACATATGCAGCGCACGATAAATCGACCTCTCGTCACGGGAGAAGTGACCCCGCGAGGCGCGCTCGTTTTCGCTTGGACGCTCACAGTTTTTTCGACCGTGTGGCTCCTCGTCACGACGAACTGGCTCGCCGCGACGTTGTCGGCGGCCGCAATCTTCTTCTACGTCGTCATCTATACGATCCTGCTGAAGCGGCGCACCGAGCAGAACATCGTCTGGGGCGGCATCGCTGGCTGTTTTCCAGTGGTCATCGGATGGTCCGCAGTCACTGGCACGCTTTCTTGGAGCGCCGTCATCTTGTTCGTCCTCGTTTTTCTCTGGACCCCGCCGCACTATTGGCCGTTGTCGATGAAGTACAAGGCTCAGTACGACGAAGTTGACGTTCCGATGCTCGGTTCCACCCGCTCCGGGTCTCAGGTCGGTCTGCAGGTCATTCTCTATGCGTGGGCAACAATTGCTTGTTCGTTGCTTCTCATCCCAGTCGCGCAGATGGGTCTTGTTTACAGCGTTTCTGCACTCGTCTTCGGTGGTTGGTTCATTTACGAGTCTCACCGGTTGTACGCAAGAGCGGTGCTCGGAATTGAGCCGCGTCCGATGCGTGTATTCCATGCGTCGATCACTTATTTGACGTTGCTGTTCGTCGCTATCGCGATCGATCCTCTGCTTCCTTTTTAG
- the tkt gene encoding transketolase, with product MSELQWDEIDQRAVDTARVLAADSVEKVGNGHPGTAMSLAPAAYLLYQRVLRHDPADPHWPGRDRFILSAGHSSLTQYVQLYLGGFGLELDDLKALRTWGSLTPGHPEYGHTKGVEMTTGPLGQGLSSSVGFAYAARYERGLFDPDAAAGKSPFDHFVYVIASDGDLEEGVTSEASSLAGHQQLGNLVVIYDSNQISIEDDTNVAFTEDVAKRYEAYGWHVQTVDWKKTGQYIEDAAALYAAIEAAKGESSKPSIIILKTIIGWPAPGKQNSGKIHGSALGADELKATKEVLGFDPEKSFEVDEEVLIRTRSLAERASNERETWQKAFDEWAVANPERKALFDRLQARELPADIESALPTFAAGKDVSTRAASGQVINALAEQLPELWGGSADLAESNLTTIKNAPSFIPEEWSTHEWSGSPYGRVLHFGIREHAMGAIINGIVLHGPTRAFGGTFLIFSDYMRPPVRLAALMNVPSIFVWTHDSVALGEDGPTHQPIEQIAALRAIPNFALVRPADANETAEVWLEMLRRHAGPSGIALTRQNIPVFERGDGVASGDTFASASEAAKGAYVLAEAPNGKPDVILIATGSEVQLAVNAREELKSEGVNARVVSAPSLEWFADQDDAYRESVLPASVTARVSVEAGTALSWRGIVGDRGRSVSIEHFGASADYKTLFQKFGITTEAVVEAARETLKENA from the coding sequence GTGTCGGAACTGCAATGGGACGAGATTGACCAGCGCGCTGTGGACACAGCTCGCGTACTCGCGGCGGATTCCGTCGAGAAAGTGGGAAACGGCCACCCTGGTACGGCCATGAGCTTGGCGCCAGCCGCCTATCTCCTGTACCAGCGCGTGCTTCGCCACGATCCAGCCGACCCGCATTGGCCAGGGCGCGACCGCTTCATTCTCTCGGCCGGCCACTCGTCCTTGACGCAGTACGTTCAGCTTTATCTCGGCGGTTTCGGACTCGAACTCGACGATCTCAAAGCTCTGCGCACCTGGGGCTCGCTTACCCCCGGACACCCCGAGTACGGCCACACCAAGGGTGTGGAAATGACGACGGGTCCACTCGGCCAGGGGCTTTCCTCATCGGTCGGATTCGCGTACGCCGCGCGCTACGAGCGCGGCCTCTTCGATCCAGATGCTGCGGCAGGCAAGAGCCCGTTTGATCACTTCGTCTACGTGATCGCCTCCGACGGCGACCTCGAAGAAGGCGTCACGAGCGAAGCATCCTCGCTCGCTGGCCACCAGCAGCTGGGAAATCTGGTTGTCATTTACGACTCCAACCAGATCTCGATTGAAGATGACACGAATGTCGCCTTCACCGAAGACGTCGCGAAGCGCTACGAAGCATACGGCTGGCACGTTCAGACCGTGGACTGGAAGAAGACAGGCCAGTACATCGAGGATGCCGCAGCCCTATACGCGGCGATCGAAGCAGCGAAGGGCGAAAGCTCGAAACCATCCATCATCATCCTGAAGACGATCATCGGATGGCCCGCTCCGGGCAAGCAGAACAGTGGCAAGATCCACGGCTCGGCCCTCGGCGCAGACGAGCTGAAGGCTACAAAAGAGGTCCTTGGCTTCGATCCCGAAAAGTCGTTCGAGGTCGACGAGGAAGTGCTCATCCGAACACGTTCGCTTGCCGAGCGCGCTTCAAACGAACGCGAAACGTGGCAGAAAGCCTTCGACGAATGGGCTGTTGCGAACCCCGAGCGCAAGGCCCTGTTCGATCGTCTGCAGGCTCGCGAGCTTCCGGCCGACATCGAATCTGCGCTGCCGACATTCGCCGCGGGTAAAGATGTATCCACCCGCGCAGCATCTGGCCAGGTCATCAACGCTCTCGCGGAACAGTTGCCTGAGCTGTGGGGAGGCTCCGCTGACCTCGCCGAGTCGAACCTGACGACCATCAAGAACGCACCCTCGTTCATTCCTGAGGAATGGTCAACGCACGAGTGGAGTGGAAGCCCCTACGGCCGAGTGCTCCACTTCGGTATTCGCGAGCACGCCATGGGCGCCATCATCAACGGAATCGTTCTCCACGGCCCTACCCGTGCCTTCGGTGGAACGTTCCTCATTTTCAGCGACTACATGCGTCCACCCGTGCGGCTGGCGGCGCTCATGAATGTTCCGTCGATCTTTGTCTGGACTCACGATTCTGTCGCTTTGGGCGAAGACGGCCCCACGCACCAGCCGATCGAACAGATCGCGGCGCTGCGCGCCATTCCCAACTTCGCACTCGTTCGCCCCGCGGACGCAAATGAAACAGCCGAAGTCTGGCTTGAAATGCTGCGCCGTCACGCTGGGCCTTCCGGAATCGCGCTCACGCGCCAGAACATCCCGGTCTTCGAACGCGGCGACGGAGTGGCGTCAGGAGATACCTTCGCTTCGGCTTCCGAAGCAGCGAAGGGCGCTTACGTGCTCGCGGAAGCACCCAATGGAAAGCCCGACGTCATTTTGATCGCGACCGGATCCGAAGTGCAGCTCGCAGTCAACGCACGTGAGGAGCTGAAGAGCGAAGGCGTGAACGCTCGTGTCGTTTCGGCGCCTTCACTGGAGTGGTTCGCCGATCAAGATGATGCCTACCGCGAAAGCGTTCTTCCGGCATCCGTAACTGCTCGTGTTTCCGTTGAAGCGGGTACCGCGCTGAGCTGGCGCGGAATTGTCGGCGACCGTGGGCGCTCAGTATCGATCGAGCACTTCGGCGCTTCGGCTGATTACAAAACACTTTTCCAAAAATTCGGCATCACAACCGAAGCCGTTGTTGAAGCGGCACGCGAAACTCTTAAGGAGAACGCATGA
- the tal gene encoding transaldolase, with translation MSTPTEQLAAAGVSIWLDDLSRERISTGNLQGLIVQRNVSGVTTNPTIFAGALAKGEAYQEQVNALSAAGASVDTAIFEITTDDVQAASDIFRPVFDATGGVDGRVSIEVSPDLAHDTEATISEAKKLWAKVDRPNALIKIPATKAGLPAITEVIGAGISVNVTLIFSLERHAAVIDAYLAGLEKAKAAGIDLSTIHSVASFFVSRVDTEVDKRLTAIGTDAATSLKSAAGIANARLAFELYEREFATPRATDLLAAGANAQRPLWASTGVKDPALPDTLYVTELVTAGTVNTMPEKTLEATFDHGTIAGDTITGNYANAHSVFDQLASVGVDFNDVTQVLEDEGVEKFIVSWHELQETVATALSGATEGN, from the coding sequence ATGAGTACCCCCACCGAACAACTTGCAGCAGCGGGCGTCAGCATCTGGCTCGATGACCTTTCACGCGAACGTATTTCGACGGGCAACCTCCAGGGGTTGATCGTTCAGCGCAACGTCAGCGGAGTGACGACAAACCCCACCATTTTCGCGGGCGCGCTCGCAAAAGGTGAGGCGTATCAAGAGCAGGTGAACGCTCTCTCCGCCGCTGGCGCAAGCGTTGATACCGCGATCTTCGAGATCACGACAGACGACGTACAAGCAGCATCGGACATCTTCCGACCGGTATTCGATGCGACTGGTGGAGTCGACGGCCGGGTGTCGATCGAGGTCTCCCCCGACCTTGCACACGACACCGAGGCAACGATCTCCGAGGCGAAAAAACTGTGGGCAAAGGTCGATCGCCCCAACGCTCTGATCAAGATCCCTGCGACCAAAGCTGGCCTGCCCGCAATCACCGAAGTAATCGGTGCGGGTATCAGCGTCAACGTCACACTGATCTTCAGTCTCGAACGCCACGCTGCTGTTATCGACGCTTACCTCGCTGGTCTCGAAAAGGCCAAGGCTGCTGGTATCGATCTTTCGACGATCCACTCGGTCGCATCTTTCTTCGTGTCGCGTGTCGACACCGAAGTTGACAAGCGCCTGACGGCAATTGGCACGGACGCCGCCACATCACTCAAGAGCGCGGCTGGCATCGCGAACGCACGTCTTGCCTTCGAGCTTTACGAGCGCGAGTTCGCGACGCCACGAGCGACGGATTTGCTGGCGGCTGGAGCGAATGCTCAGCGCCCACTCTGGGCCTCGACCGGCGTGAAAGACCCAGCGCTTCCCGACACTCTGTACGTCACAGAGCTCGTAACGGCGGGAACCGTCAACACGATGCCGGAGAAGACACTCGAGGCCACGTTCGACCACGGAACCATTGCTGGCGACACGATCACCGGCAACTACGCAAACGCGCACAGCGTCTTCGACCAGTTGGCATCCGTTGGAGTCGACTTCAACGACGTCACCCAGGTACTTGAGGACGAGGGTGTCGAAAAGTTCATCGTCTCGTGGCACGAGTTGCAAGAAACCGTCGCAACCGCGCTGAGCGGCGCAACCGAGGGAAACTGA